Part of the Catalinimonas alkaloidigena genome is shown below.
TATGATGCTCAACTACGAGTAGATGACCAGAATGGAGGTGTAAATGCTAAGTCTATCAGGATATATGCCGGTAACAATGCTCCAACTTTTGAATATATATATCCTCCTGATGGGGGAATGATCAGTTGGGATGATCATATTGACTTCCATATTGAAGTAAATGATGTGGAAGATGGTTCTACTTCCGATGGAAGCATTGATTGCAGTGATTTAACTGTAGTACCATCGCTTGGCCACCTGAATCATTTCCATGATGGGCTCGCCATCAATGAATGTGCAGGAACCATTCACCTTGATGCTACAGGCCACAACGCAGAGGGAGAAGATGATATTTTCTTTGTCCTAAATGTTAATTATACCGATGCGAGCGGCTTAACTTCATATGATCAGATCTCTGTTCACCCTAAAAGAATGGAAGCTGAATTCTATGACAATCAGGACAAAACCAATGTGATCGTCAATTCTGATCCATTGGGTGGTGGAAGAAGCTCCGTCAGGGCACTAGAGCATAACGCCTATATCGTACTCTCTGACAGAAATTTGCTCAACATCAATTCTGTCACCTATCGGGTGGCTTCTCCCCAGGGAGGTACCATTGAAATTCATGCTGGCTCTCCTAGCGGTCCTCTTCTCAGTACTGCACCGATACCCGTTACAGGTAGCTTTGATGACTGGACCAATGTAGAGGCATCTGTCACTGACCCTGGAGGTAAAAATGACCTCTATTTTGTATTCAAAAACTCTGGAAACATCAACTTATTTGATATCAATACAATAGAGTTCAATGGTAGCGGGATATCAAAGGATAATACGCCTCCTGCAATCGTCTCCGTGGAAGCCTTAGCTCCTAATCAGGTAAAAGTGAAGTTTAATGAACTGCTTCAGGAAAGTTCCGCGGAGCAGACCGCTAACTATTCTATCAATAATGGTGTCAGTATTTCATCCGCTGTTTTGCAGGATGATGACAGAACAGTATTTCTGAATATATCCCCCCTATCTTCTCAGGTTCAATATGAATTAACAGTCAACAATATCCAAAATGTGAGTGGAATACCGCTCACTCAAAGTCTGGAAGAAAACTTTACTTTGAGTGGAAGCGATGTATTTCTGCGCATTAATTCCGGTGGCCCGGCAGTGAGTCTTAATAATGTTGATTGGAGTGCAGACCAGTACAGTAGTGGAGGTTCACCCTATTCCAATACTTCTCTTCCTATCAACAATACTACCTCTGATGCTATCTATCAAACCGAATTATATGGCGATGTAACCTATAATATCCCTGTTCCACAGTCTGGTTTTTATGACATCAATCTGCATTTTGCGGAGATATATCATGGCGTAGAAAATAACAATGGAGCGGGTGCGAGAAAGTTTGATGTGCAGATAGAAGGCGGGCAGTACACATTAAATGATTATGATATCATTGAAAATGCAGGAGCGACAGCCACAGCCATTATTGAAGAATTCAAAGGTATTGAAGTTAATGATGGCACTTTGACCTTAAATTTTACTTCTGTAGTAGATCAGGCAAAGGTTTCGGCCATTGAGGTTTCTTATGGGGTTGAGCAGACTGATCCATCCATTACCATTTTGAGTCCCAACGATGGTGCTACCGTAACACAGCCTTTTGATGTCACCTTTGAGATCAGAAACTGGGAGGTTGGCAGCGGGACCACACATTTTCATTTAATGGTAGATGGCGTAAACTTAGGAGGGGTATATAATACCGACCCTATTACCTTCAATGAGTTATCAGTAGGAAGTCATACCATTGCGCTCGAACTCATGCATGCTGATCACAGTCCGACGGGCATCATGGATCAGATTCAGGTAAATGTTGTTGCAGGTGATTGTATTGATAAACCTTTTCCAGATCAGTGGAGCGAGGTAGTAATAGGGAGTGAAGTGCCTTACCGTTCAGTATACATTTTTTCCGGAGATATAGACGGTGATGGATACAAAGATATCATCACAGGAGGATGGTGGTACAAAAACCCAGGTAGCCCTGCGGGCAATTGGGTTCAGAATACCATAGGAGCACCAATGAATAATATGTCGCTTCTCCATGATTTTGATAATGATGGAGATTTAGACGTTTTCGGAACCCAGGGTACTTATGTCAGTGCAGCAATGGCCTGGGCTGAAAATGACGGAAACGGTAATTTTACCATTCATACCAATATTCCAGCTGGCACCTCTACTTTTGAGGAAACCTTTATGGCTGGTGCTGCTGTTGGCAACTTTAATAATGTCGCCAACACCCAGATTGCTATTGTCTGGAATGGAGCGGAGTCCAGTGATTCTTATGTACAGATGTTAAACGTACCCACTGATCCGGTAAACCAGAACTGGACAATCACTTCCATTAGCCCAGATTCTTATGGAGAAGCTATCACCGCCGGAGATATAGATGGTGATGGTGACCTGGATCTCTTTCAGGGAGCCAACTGGTTGAGAAATGAGGGCGGAAGCTGGACTACTTTCTCAACAGGTATAACCCTCTCATCTCACTTTGACCGTAATACCTTGGCTGACCTGGACCGAGATGGTATTCTGGATGGTGTGGTTAACCAATTAGGTAATGACCGAGATGTAAACTGGTTTGATCCTCCTGCTGACCCCACAAACGCCTGGACTAAAAAGATCATTGGTAGTCTGGTTGACAACGGCTTAAGCTTAGATGTAGTGGACATGGACGGGGATGGTGATCTGGATGTACTCACAGGAGAGTGGAAAGGAAATCACCGGCTTTTAGCTTTTGAAAATGACCTTTGTAATACAGGCACATGGATACAACATGTGCTACATCCCGGTGGGCCAATGGACCATCATGACGGTACCCAGGCAGTTGATATTGATAATGATGGGGACTTAGATATTATTTCTATAGGATGGGACGTGCGTGTGCCAAGAATATATGTAAATGGTAGTGCCGGGGGACCTGCTAATGATCCTCCTACTGTAGAGGCAGGGCCTACTCAGAACCTTACCCTGCCTGCCAACAGCACTTCCTTCACTGCTCAGGCTTCAGATACCGATGGTACCATCACTGCCTATAGCTGGCAGCAAACCAACGGCCCTTCTACTGCTACCCTGACCAATGCCAACACCGCTACACTCAGTGTCGCTGACCTCATAGAAGGCACCTACACCTTTGAAGTCACTGTCACTGATGACCAGCAGGCTACCGCAGCCGATCAGGTGCAGGTCATCGTCAGCCCTCAGTCCGGCGGTGGAGATACCGAAATCTGGCTGGAAGCTGAATGCATCACCTTCGGCAGCAGCTGGGCCATAGGAAACAGTGCGGCCGCTTCCAATGATGCCTATCTCTTTGTGCAAAATGGATTCCGGAGCACCGGTGCCGCCCCTACTGATCCCCAGGCTATCGCTACCTTTTCTTTTGAGGCTTCTACTGCAGGAACTTATGCTATCTTTGCCAGAGCGCTGGCTGCCAGTGGAGGGGACAATTCCTTCTGGATCAGTATCAATGGAGGACCCTGGAACCAATGGGCGACTATTGTAGGTAATGCCTTCAACTGGAATAGCTTCTATGAGTCAGCGGTCCTCTCTCTGGGGACCAATACCATTGCGGTGGCCTACAGAGAAGATGGGCTGCAACTCGATAAGCTATACCTTACCCTGAATGCCAATTCCCCTTCGGGTATCGGTACTGTAGGAACTAATTGTTCGGGGGGACCTGCTAACGATCCTCCTACTGTAGAGGCAGGGCCTACACAAAACCTTACCCTGCCTGCCAACAGCACTTCCTTCACTGCTCAGGCTTCAGATACCGATGGTACCATCACTGCCTATAGCTGGCAGCAAACCAGCGGCCCTTCTACTGCTACCCTGACCAATGCCAATACCGCTACACTCAGTGTCGCTGACCTCATAGAAGGCACCTACACCTTTGAAGTCACTGTCACTGATGACCAGCAGGCTACCGCAGCCGATCAGGTGCAGGTCATCGTCAGTACCGGGGGACCTGCTAACGATCCTCCTACTGTAGAGGCAGGACCTACACAAAACCTTACCCTGCCTGCCAACAGCACTTCCTTCACTGCTCAGGCTTCAGATACCGATGGTACCATCACTGCCTATAGCTGGCAGCAAACCAACGGCCCTTCTACTGCTACCCTGACCAATGCCAATACCGCTACACTCAGTGTCGCTGACCTCATAGAAGGCACCTACACCTTTGAAGTCACTGTCACTGATGACCAGCAGGCTACCGCAGCCGATCAGGTGCAGGTCATCGTCAGCCCTCAGTCCGGCGGTGGAGATACCGAAATCTGGCTGGAAGCTGAATGCATCACCTTCGGCAGCAGCTGGGCCATAGGAAACAGTGCGGCCGCTTCCAATGATGCCTATCTCTTTGTGCAAAATGGATTCCGAAGTACCGGTGCCGCCCCTACTGATCCTCAGGCTATCGCTACCTTTTCTTTTGAGGCTTCTACTGCAGGAACTTATGCTATCTTTGCCAGAGCGCTGGCTGCCAGTGGAGGGGACAATTCCTTCTGGATCAGTATCAATGGAGGACCCTGGAACCAATGGGCGACTATTGTAGGTAATGCCTTCAACTGGAATAGCTTCTATGAGTCAGCGGTCCTCTCTCTGGGGACCAATACCATTGCGGTGGCCTACAGAGAAGATGGGCTGCAACTCGATAAGCTATACCTTACCCTGGATGCCAATTCCCCTTCGGGTGTCGGTACTGTAGGAACTAATTGTTCGGGGGGACCTGCTAACGATCCTCCTACTGTAGAGGCAGGGCCTACACAAAACCTTACCCTGCCTGCCAACAGCACTTCCTTCACTGCTCAGGCTTCAGATACCGATGGTACCATCACTGCCTATAGCTGGCAGCAAACCAGCGGCCCTTCTACTGCTACCCTGACCAATGCCAATACCGCTACACTCAGTGTCGCTGACCTCATAGAAGGCACCTACACCTTTGAAGTCACTGTCACTGATGACCAGCAGGCTACCGCAGCCGATCAGGTGCAGGTCATCGTCAGTACCGGGGGACCTGCTAACGATCCTCCTACTGTAGAGGCAGGACCTACACAAAACCTTACCCTGCCTGCCAACAGCACTTCCTTCACTGCTCAGGCTTCAGATACCGATGGTACCATCACTGCCTATAGCTGGCAGCAAACCAACGGCCCTTCTACTGCTACCCTGACCAATGCCAACACCGCTACACTCAGTGTCGCTGACCTCATAGAAGGCACCTACACCTTTGAAGTCACTGTCACTGATGACCAGCAGGCTACCGCAGCCGATCAGGTGCAGGTCATCGTCAGCCCTCAGTCCGGCGGTGGAGATACCGAAATCTGGCTGGAAGCTGAATGCATCACCTTCGGCAGCAGCTGGGCCATAGGAAACAGTGCGGCCGCTTCCAATGATGCCTATCTCTTTGTGCAAAATGGATTCCGGAGCACCGGTGCCGCCCCTACTGATCCCCAGGCTATCGCTACCTTTTCTTTTGAGGCTTCTACTGCAGGAACTTATGCTATCTTTGCCAGAGCGCTGGCTGCCAGTGGAGGGGACAATTCCTTCTGGATCAGTATCAATGGAGGACCCTGGAACCAATGGGCGACTATTGTAGGTAATGCCTTCAACTGGAATAGCTTCTATGAGTCAGCGGTCCTCTCTCTGGGGACCAATACCATTGCGGTGGCCTACAGAGAAGATGGGCTGCAACTCGATAAGCTATACCTTACCCTGAATGCCAATTCCCCTTCGGGTGTCGGTACTGTAGGAACTAATTGTTCGGGGGGACCTGCTAACGATCCTCCTACTGTAGAGGCAGGGCCTACACAAAACCTTACCCTGCCTGCCAACAGCACTTCCTTCACTGCTCAGGCTTCAGATACCGATGGTACCATCACTGCCTATAGCTGGCAGCAAACCAGCGGCCCTTCTACTGCTACCCTGACCAATGCCAATACCGCTACACTCAGTGTCGCTGACCTCATAGAAGGCACCTACACCTTTGAAGTCACTGTCACTGATGACCAGCAGGCTACCGCAGCCGATCAGGTGCAGGTCATCGTCAGTACCGGGGGACCTGCTAACGATCCTCCTACTGTAGAGGCAGGACCTACACAAAACCTTACCCTGCCTGCCAACAGCACTTCCTTCACTGCTCAGGCTTCAGATACCGATGGTACCATCACTGCCTATAGCTGGCAGCAAACCAACGGCCCTTCTACTGCTACCCTGACCAATGCCAACACCGCTACACTCAGTGTCGCTGACCTCATAGAAGGCACCTACACCTTTGAAGTCACTGTCACTGATGACCAGCAGGCTACCGCAGCCGATCAGGTGCAGGTCATCGTCAGCCCTCAGTCCGGCGGTGGAGATACCGAAATCTGGCTGGAAGCTGAATGTATCACCTTCGGCAGCAGCTGGGCCATAGGAAACAGTGCGGCCGCTTCCAATGATGCCTATCTCTTTGTGCAAAATGGATTCCGGAGCACCGGTGCCGCCCCTACTGATCCCCAGGCTATCGCTACCTTTTCTTTTGAGGCTTCTACTGCAGGAACTTATGCTATCTTTGCCAGAGCGCTGGCTGCCAGTGGAGGGGACAATTCCTTCTGGATCAGTATCAATGGAGGACCCTGGAACCAATGGGCGACTATTGTAGGTAATGCCTTCAACTGGAATAGCTTCTATGAGTCAGCGGTCCTCTCTCTGGGGACCAATACCATTGCGGTGGCCTACAGAGAAGATGGGCTGCAACTCGATAAGCTATACCTTACCCTGAATGCCAATTCCCCTTCGGGTATCGGTACTGTAGGAACTAATTGTAGTGGCAGCAGTGCACGCCTTGCAAACCTTTCCAGAAGTAGCGCTGATGCCGAAGCTCCCTCCCTGAATAATGAAAACATTTCAGATGGTGGTCAATATGAATACTTAGTTATTCACCCTAACCCGTTTAAGGAGGGCATTTATATATCTTTTTCAGCAGCTGTAAATGTTACTGATTATAATTTTAGCCTCATCACGAATACTGGCGTTGAACTAAACGTAGACCACACAGCTCTTCGAATGAATGAACGTGTAGTATATTTAGACCTTGCTCCATTGAATTTGAGTAATGGGACTTATACTTTAAAATTATACAATCACTCAGACAAGCAGCATTGGTTTGAGAAAGTTGTTAAACCTGATTAAACCTTCATGAGATTTGAGAAATGATTGAACCAGACTAAAAGAAGCTTGTTTGGTTCAATCATTTCAACTCTCCTTCAAAATTTACCCGCTACTACCGATAATTTTTATCAACCAGCCGATTCCCCACTGATTTTCAACCCTTTAGCAGAACTGTGGTATAAGTAATGTTAAAAGTCATCAGGTTTTTAGCATAAAAGATTTAGTTTTTTATGCCTATACAAATTCTTTTATGATGCAAAAAGAAAGTGTTTGCTGTAAGAAATTTGATTAAAATGTTAAAGACACTGCCATCTATAAGAAGAAATGAAGGTTTTGTTGTAAAATTATTTAATATACTGCTATCTCATTTTTTTCCTTCTCATCCATGCTCATTTTTCCTTCTCAAAAAGATAAACTCCTTTTTTTTGCTTTCTTACTCATTAAGCCCTTCTTATAAAAAATCCTGTTCCTTCATTCACATAATTATTCATGAATATAAAAAAAGTACAAATTAGGTGGTATATATTTAAATATTGACAACTTTTTAAATATTTTCATATTGGTAAACACCTTCTACTTCTTAAAGATGCAAAAGGATATTCTAAAGAAAATCATTATAAATATAATACAATAAAATATAGGTATATTTATATAACATAGGCTTTTTTACCTGAATATCTCATCTACATACTGCTAAATTACTCAAGTAATGTTTAAAACAAGCTAGCAGCAATTCATCCACGATCTTGTCATCATTTTTGCAGTGTGCTCCATTCAGAAGAAAATTTATAAATTTAACAGAGCACATATGAAGATGATTACTAGAAAAAATTCAATTTTGTTTTTCAAAAAAGGAGGCAAGTGTAGCAAGTATTCAATTTTACCAATGTCTATTTTCGCTCTTCTGCTTATAGCACCTGCAGTGAGCATAAATGCAAATTCTTTAAATAATTACTCTTCCAAAAAAGGTATTATTTCTGAAGATATCCCTGATAGTAACACTAGTAAAAGTATAAAGCCTACAAATGATAACTTACCCTCTGAAGGAGCGGCTCAGATTACTTTTAGTTTGTACGACGCACAAACTGGTGAACCTGTAGCAGGCTATAATCCCATACAAGAAGGGGCAATAATTAACATATCAAGCGTTGGAAAAGAACTTACCGTGGTAGCCAATCTGGTAAAGAAGCAGGCCGGGAGTGTAGCGCTAAAATTTAATAAAAGCAAAAATTTCCAACTGGAAGAAATAGCCCCCTATGGTATAGGACTGAATTTTAATCTTTTGAGCGATGATAAGCTTACTATCTACGATAGCTGGGCGCCTGAGTTGGGAAGTAATGAAGTTACTGCTATTGCATACCAGGAAGAAAG
Proteins encoded:
- a CDS encoding PKD domain-containing protein; translated protein: MSHIIFSPLRILFEELRIPSFKCLSKRCSSLLLIVGLSICILAPKCAFGQLPTDFQKVILLNGLKNSVNFEFSPDGRVFILDRYGEVQIYNTDTQITVSAGTIDVFHELEDGLLGIAFDPDFENNNYIYLHYSPASVTVNRVSRFQMNGDLINMSSEVVVLEWPTQRECCYHAAGDMAFDSQGNLYIATGDNTNHSQYSTLDETNPNFSSENTSSNTDDLRGKILRIKPQPDGTYTIPGGNLFPNGVDGRPEIYVMGARNPFKIFVDNTNTDWLFWGEVGPDANVDSNLGPRGLDEINLTKSAGNYGWPYLSGKNEPYLNTYSNPNFYYDPDNPVNLSQWNTGIVNLPPAQPSWLEFLHECYLAGPRYYYDPSIDNPKKLPLIFDSTYFYYDFNKSKVWVVDMDEEGNALSTEQLAPDIVKGAGFIDLKIGPDGQLYILEYGAGCCPSNTGTGKLVRIDFTGIDPNLTPQVNVSADNTSGAVPLTVNFSSAGTSDPNGDELVYEWDFQSDGTVDSNEENPTFTYSQAGIYDAQLRVDDQNGGVNAKSIRIYAGNNAPTFEYIYPPDGGMISWDDHIDFHIEVNDVEDGSTSDGSIDCSDLTVVPSLGHLNHFHDGLAINECAGTIHLDATGHNAEGEDDIFFVLNVNYTDASGLTSYDQISVHPKRMEAEFYDNQDKTNVIVNSDPLGGGRSSVRALEHNAYIVLSDRNLLNINSVTYRVASPQGGTIEIHAGSPSGPLLSTAPIPVTGSFDDWTNVEASVTDPGGKNDLYFVFKNSGNINLFDINTIEFNGSGISKDNTPPAIVSVEALAPNQVKVKFNELLQESSAEQTANYSINNGVSISSAVLQDDDRTVFLNISPLSSQVQYELTVNNIQNVSGIPLTQSLEENFTLSGSDVFLRINSGGPAVSLNNVDWSADQYSSGGSPYSNTSLPINNTTSDAIYQTELYGDVTYNIPVPQSGFYDINLHFAEIYHGVENNNGAGARKFDVQIEGGQYTLNDYDIIENAGATATAIIEEFKGIEVNDGTLTLNFTSVVDQAKVSAIEVSYGVEQTDPSITILSPNDGATVTQPFDVTFEIRNWEVGSGTTHFHLMVDGVNLGGVYNTDPITFNELSVGSHTIALELMHADHSPTGIMDQIQVNVVAGDCIDKPFPDQWSEVVIGSEVPYRSVYIFSGDIDGDGYKDIITGGWWYKNPGSPAGNWVQNTIGAPMNNMSLLHDFDNDGDLDVFGTQGTYVSAAMAWAENDGNGNFTIHTNIPAGTSTFEETFMAGAAVGNFNNVANTQIAIVWNGAESSDSYVQMLNVPTDPVNQNWTITSISPDSYGEAITAGDIDGDGDLDLFQGANWLRNEGGSWTTFSTGITLSSHFDRNTLADLDRDGILDGVVNQLGNDRDVNWFDPPADPTNAWTKKIIGSLVDNGLSLDVVDMDGDGDLDVLTGEWKGNHRLLAFENDLCNTGTWIQHVLHPGGPMDHHDGTQAVDIDNDGDLDIISIGWDVRVPRIYVNGSAGGPANDPPTVEAGPTQNLTLPANSTSFTAQASDTDGTITAYSWQQTNGPSTATLTNANTATLSVADLIEGTYTFEVTVTDDQQATAADQVQVIVSPQSGGGDTEIWLEAECITFGSSWAIGNSAAASNDAYLFVQNGFRSTGAAPTDPQAIATFSFEASTAGTYAIFARALAASGGDNSFWISINGGPWNQWATIVGNAFNWNSFYESAVLSLGTNTIAVAYREDGLQLDKLYLTLNANSPSGIGTVGTNCSGGPANDPPTVEAGPTQNLTLPANSTSFTAQASDTDGTITAYSWQQTSGPSTATLTNANTATLSVADLIEGTYTFEVTVTDDQQATAADQVQVIVSTGGPANDPPTVEAGPTQNLTLPANSTSFTAQASDTDGTITAYSWQQTNGPSTATLTNANTATLSVADLIEGTYTFEVTVTDDQQATAADQVQVIVSPQSGGGDTEIWLEAECITFGSSWAIGNSAAASNDAYLFVQNGFRSTGAAPTDPQAIATFSFEASTAGTYAIFARALAASGGDNSFWISINGGPWNQWATIVGNAFNWNSFYESAVLSLGTNTIAVAYREDGLQLDKLYLTLDANSPSGVGTVGTNCSGGPANDPPTVEAGPTQNLTLPANSTSFTAQASDTDGTITAYSWQQTSGPSTATLTNANTATLSVADLIEGTYTFEVTVTDDQQATAADQVQVIVSTGGPANDPPTVEAGPTQNLTLPANSTSFTAQASDTDGTITAYSWQQTNGPSTATLTNANTATLSVADLIEGTYTFEVTVTDDQQATAADQVQVIVSPQSGGGDTEIWLEAECITFGSSWAIGNSAAASNDAYLFVQNGFRSTGAAPTDPQAIATFSFEASTAGTYAIFARALAASGGDNSFWISINGGPWNQWATIVGNAFNWNSFYESAVLSLGTNTIAVAYREDGLQLDKLYLTLNANSPSGVGTVGTNCSGGPANDPPTVEAGPTQNLTLPANSTSFTAQASDTDGTITAYSWQQTSGPSTATLTNANTATLSVADLIEGTYTFEVTVTDDQQATAADQVQVIVSTGGPANDPPTVEAGPTQNLTLPANSTSFTAQASDTDGTITAYSWQQTNGPSTATLTNANTATLSVADLIEGTYTFEVTVTDDQQATAADQVQVIVSPQSGGGDTEIWLEAECITFGSSWAIGNSAAASNDAYLFVQNGFRSTGAAPTDPQAIATFSFEASTAGTYAIFARALAASGGDNSFWISINGGPWNQWATIVGNAFNWNSFYESAVLSLGTNTIAVAYREDGLQLDKLYLTLNANSPSGIGTVGTNCSGSSARLANLSRSSADAEAPSLNNENISDGGQYEYLVIHPNPFKEGIYISFSAAVNVTDYNFSLITNTGVELNVDHTALRMNERVVYLDLAPLNLSNGTYTLKLYNHSDKQHWFEKVVKPD